The Tenrec ecaudatus isolate mTenEca1 chromosome 6, mTenEca1.hap1, whole genome shotgun sequence genome has a window encoding:
- the IL17RA gene encoding interleukin-17 receptor A, translated as MGAPRRAPPASPGPPLRGLLLLLTLPTLGRSSLRLLDHPKPVCSQPVLNCTVKISSCLDGSWISIQNLTPSSPKNVQTQLCLAHTQDGALVPVIHIKWTLSTDASFLYLRGAELSILQLDTNEQLCVKFEFLSRLKHDHLRLNFSFNHFVVEPGQKYEVIVHHLPKPTPYGDPNHRSTSFSVPGCEDPRMKRTTPCLSLGSLWDPNITLEILENHQLQVGFTLWNESTHYQILLDSFLHTEDHCYQYTDSVPAPSPENFHQRCNVTLPLSNIRECCRHQVKIQPFFRSCQNDCIRYAKNISCPEARAVPGGKGRGCPGAQCGERVEDDGQFELQPGLLPRAREMSCVSLTLSAHTDSMPLWVYGVILLGGSVILVVVFMTRRLPGPPEKCGDTTAYPDILPVADLTAPTLKPRKVWVIYSADHPLYVEVVLKFAQFLLMVCGTEVALDLLEERVISEVGVMTWVGRQKQEMMDSHSKILILCSRGTRAKWQAILGWQEPAVQLRCDRSQPSGDLFTAAMNMILPDFKKPACFGTYIVCYFSGISSEGDIPDLFHITSRYQLMEEFEEVYFRIQDLEMFEPGQMHRVGELTGDNYLQNPSGWQLREAVQRFREHQLRCPDWFERENLCSADDQDLPSLDDEPLEEPPLLPGRGIVKLKPLVREPASADSLVVDVLISKEERGVLRLDPRLQLQKELAARTLQTRVLPVERGAPAGAVRPVSPAAPGATASRLALVEEGEACPLLPAPCTQQNNVLFLPVDPEASPPCSTPEASPDRLPEEVREQLEGLMVSLFQQSLSGQTQDVLKDPHTAYEEEQRQSVQSDQGYISRSSPQLPDALTETEEGEGEQNPGQSAEQLSPEQLESLRSLQQQLLFQELQKSSGWDSVELERLPVEWQTSL; from the exons ATGGGGGCCCCGCGCCGCGCGCCCCCCGCCTCCCCGGGGCCCCCGCTGCGggggctgctgctgctcctgaccCTGCCCACCCTCGGCCGCTCCTCCCTGCGGCTCTTGGACCACCCGAAGCCCGTCTGCTCGCAGCCG GTGCTGAACTGCACTGTCAAGATCA GCTCCTGCCTGgatggcagctggatctccaTTCAAAACCTGACCCCCTCATCCCCCAAAAATGTCCAAACCCAGCTGTGCTTGGCCCACACCCAGGATGGAGCCTTGGTCCCTGTGATTCACATCAAATGGACATTGTCAACAGATG CCAGCTTCCTCTACCTGCGGGGCGCCGAGCTGTCCATCCTGCAGCTGGACACCAATGAGCAACTGTGCGTCAAGTTCGAGTTCCTCTCCAGACTGAAGCATGATCACCTTCGG TTGAATTTTTCCTTCAACCATTTTGTGGTGGAACCTGGCCAGAAGTACGAGGTGATTGTTCACCACCTGCCCAAGCCCACCCCCTACGGGGACCCAAACCACCGTTCTACCAGCTTCTCCGTGCCTG GCTGCGAGGACCCCCGGATGAAGAGGACCACACCCTGTTTGAGCTTAG GCAGCCTGTGGGACCCCAACATCACGCTGGAGATCCTGGAGAACCACCAGCTGCAGGTGGGCTTCACCCTGTGGAACGAGTCCACCCACTACCAGATCCTGCTGGACAGTTTCCTGCACACCGAGGACCACTGCTATCAGTACACAGATTCGGTCCCCGCG CCCAGCCCCGAGAACTTCCACCAGCGGTGTAACGTCACACTCCCGCTCAGCAACATTCGTGAATGCTGCCGTCACCAAGTGAAG ATCCAGCCTTTCTTCCGCAGCTGTCAGAACGACTGCATCCGGTACGCCAAGAACATCAGCTGCCCGGAGGCCCGGGCCGTGCCAGGTGGGAAGGGGCGAGGCTGTCCTGGGGCACAGTGTGGGGAGCGGGTGGAGGACGATGGGCAGTTTGAGCTGCAGCCTGGCTTGCTTCCCAGGGCGAGGGAGA TGTCCTGTGTGTCGCTCACACTTTCTGCTCACACAGACTCCATGCCCCTGTGGGTGTACGGGGTCATCCTGCTGGGGGGCTCCGTCATCCTGGTCGTCGTCTTCATGACTCGGAGACTGCCTG ggccgCCTGAAAAATGTGGAGACACCACTGCGTACCCTG ACATCCTGCCCGTGGCAGACCTGACCGCCCCGACCCTGAAGCCCAGGAAGGTCTGGGTCATCTACTCTGCCGACCACCCCCTCTACGTGGAGGTGGTCCTCAAGTTTGCCCAGTTCCTGCTCATGGTCTGTGGCACCGAGGTGGCCCTCGACCTGCTGGAGGAACGGGTCATCTCTGAGGTCGGGGTCATGACCTGGGTGGGCCGTCAGAAGCAGGAAATGATGGACAGCCACTCCAAGATCCTCATCCTGTGCTCCCGAGGCACCCGGGCCAAGTGGCAGGCCATCCTGGGCTGGCAGGAGCCCGCCGTCCAGCTGCGGTGTGACCGCTCTCAGCCCTCCGGGGACCTTTTCACGGCAGCCATGAACATGATCCTGCCAGACTTCAAGAAGCCAGCCTGCTTCGGCACCTACATCGTCTGCTACTTCAGCGGCATCAGCAGCGAGGGGGATATCCCGGACCTGTTCCATATCACCTCCAGGTACCAGCTCATGGAGGAGTTTGAGGAGGTGTACTTCCGCATCCAGGACCTGGAGATGTTCGAGCCCGGTCAGATGCACCGGGTCGGGGAGCTCACGGGGGACAACTACCTGCAGAACCCCAGcggctggcagctcagggaagccGTGCAGAGGTTCCGAGAGCACCAGCTGCGGTGCCCGGATTGGTTTGAGCGCGAGAACCTTTGCTCGGCAGATGACCAGGACCTGCCATCCCTGGATGATGAGCCCTTGGAGGAGCCGCCCCTGCTGCCTGGGAGAGGGATCGTGAAGCTGAAGCCACTGGTGCGAGAACCCGCCTCTGCAGACTCACTGGTGGTAGATGTGCTCATCAGCAAGGAGGAAAGAGGTGTCTTGAGGCTGGACCCCCGACTGCAGCTGCAGAAGGAGCTGGCAGCCCGCACCCTGCAAACCCGGGTGCTCCCTGTGGAGCGGGGTGCTCCTGCAGGAGCAGTGCGGCCCGTGTCCCCTGCCGCCCCGGGCGCCACAGCCAGTCGGCTGGCCCTGGTAGAAGAAGGCGAGGCCTGCCCACTGTTGCCGGCCCCCTGCACACAGCAGAACAATGTTCTCTTCCTACCTGTGGACCCAGAGGCCTCGCCCCCCTGCAGCACCCCGGAGGCATCGCCCGACCGCCTCCCAGAGGAGGTCAGGGAGCAGCTCGAAGGCTTGATGGTCTCACTTTTCCAGCAGAGTCTGAGCGGCCAGACCCAGGACGTCCTTAAAGACCCGCACACGGCCTACGAGGAGGAGCAGAGGCAATCCGTGCAGTCCGACCAGGGCTATATCTCCAGGAGCTCCCCACAGCTCCCAGACGCGCTGACAGAGACGGAGGAGGGCGAGGGCGAGCAGAACCCGGGACAGTCGGCTGAGCAACTCTCGCCTGAGCAACTGGAGAGCctgcggagcctccagcagcagcTCTTGTTCCAGGAGCTTCAGAAGAGCTCTGGCTGGGACAGTGTGGAGCTGGAGAGGCTGCCTGTGGAGTGGCAAACCTCCTTATAG